Proteins encoded in a region of the Triticum dicoccoides isolate Atlit2015 ecotype Zavitan chromosome 3A, WEW_v2.0, whole genome shotgun sequence genome:
- the LOC119273337 gene encoding uncharacterized protein LOC119273337, producing the protein MGLEEDRVGEALQGWTQEGGVRFHLAGLGFLVALALVSGGLSSVDSSDPASTSCAAAACSKIAAVLCSDTRALALSCLLSDSLWSCGSYRPQETTHLRTISRLSIHGRTQLCEDIASWEFPLLLCKSILIVLVV; encoded by the exons ATGGGCCTGGAGGAGGACCGGGTTGGGGAGGCCCTGCAGGGTTGGACCCAGGAGGGTGGGGTCCGGTTCCACCTGGCGGGCCTGGGTTTCCTGGTGGCCCTGGCCCTGGTTTCTGGGGGCCTGAGTTCGGTGGATTCTTCGGATCCTG CTTCTACCTCATGTGCTGCTGCTGCCTGCTCCAAGATTGCTGCGGTCCTTTGTTCGGACACCCGGGCCCTGGCGCTCAGCTGCCTCCTTTCTGATAGCCTGTGGAGCTGCGGGTCATATCGACCACAAGAAACAACGCACTTGAGAACAATTTCTAGACTAAGTATCCACGGAAGAACACAATTGTGTGAAGATATTGCATCTTGGGAGTTCCCTTTGCTACTATGTAAAAGCATACTTATTGTCTTAGTAGTATAA